The following are from one region of the Tenacibaculum dicentrarchi genome:
- a CDS encoding TonB-dependent receptor, which yields MKKIIFFLFLIGISNSYAQNKVSGKITDINKNPLLGVEIYAEQLHKGVTSDAQGNYTFNHIPNGKITITFNYLGFKNVSKTFIFNNENQIFNPLLEEAIFKIDEIIISTPFNKLQSENVMKVERLSAKALHRTGATTLIEGITNIAGVSQISTGASIGKPVIRGLSGNRVLVYSQGIRLENQQFGGEHGLGINQSGIQGIEVIKGPASLLYGSDALGGVLYIQPEKFASQNTTKTNVNQRYFTNTMGSNMSLGVKSSLEKWQFLARGTYGIHSDYKTPSYRVTNTRFKEKDLKLGVGFHQKNFSSALRYNFNNSKLGLTEGIGTQTKKTALENPYQDINNHIISLHNHIFFNASKLDIDLGYTINSRKEFEDEHEHHDDEHEHEDEHDDHANHEDHDHDDHQEHDEHANNEPALNMELKTFSYNLKYHFPKMKNFEILLGTQGLHQTNTNFGDELLIPDATINDFGVFTTANFDVNETTKLQGGIRFDNRAIKTEKHEIKHEDEVHIFNPIDKQFNSFTASLGFKTLLFKDINTRINIANGFRAPNLAELTSNGVHHGTNRFEQGNNDLSNEKNLQLDISFDYKSKHFEVFANGFYNKINDYIYLSPTGKIEDEAPVYTYLQEDAKLYGGEFGVHLHPHPLDWLHLESSFETVIGKRNNTKNENSYLPLIPANTLKNTLRTEVLNTKWLQNGYTSLSIHSSFEQKNISSFETKTPSYSLVNFGIGGDVFIHKYKFTTSISVKNIFDKKYINHLSRLKSDAILNAGRNIVFGIDFTI from the coding sequence ATGAAAAAAATAATCTTTTTCCTATTTTTAATAGGGATTTCAAACTCGTATGCACAAAATAAAGTTTCAGGGAAAATTACAGACATTAATAAAAACCCTTTATTAGGTGTTGAAATTTATGCAGAACAACTGCACAAAGGCGTTACTTCAGACGCGCAAGGAAACTACACTTTTAATCATATTCCTAACGGTAAAATAACCATTACATTTAATTATTTAGGTTTTAAAAATGTTTCAAAAACATTTATTTTTAATAACGAAAACCAAATTTTTAATCCTTTACTAGAAGAAGCTATTTTTAAAATTGATGAAATAATTATTTCTACGCCTTTTAATAAATTACAATCTGAAAATGTAATGAAAGTTGAGCGATTATCGGCAAAAGCATTGCATAGAACAGGTGCTACGACACTTATAGAAGGAATTACAAATATTGCAGGAGTTTCTCAAATATCAACAGGCGCATCTATCGGAAAACCTGTAATTAGAGGTTTAAGCGGTAACCGTGTTTTAGTGTATAGCCAAGGAATTCGATTAGAAAATCAACAATTTGGTGGCGAACATGGTTTAGGTATTAACCAATCTGGTATTCAAGGTATTGAAGTAATAAAAGGACCTGCATCGCTTCTTTATGGTTCCGATGCTTTAGGAGGAGTTTTATATATTCAACCAGAAAAATTTGCTTCGCAAAACACCACTAAAACCAATGTTAATCAGCGTTATTTTACCAATACAATGGGAAGTAATATGTCGTTAGGTGTTAAATCATCTCTTGAAAAATGGCAATTTTTAGCTCGTGGAACATATGGAATTCATTCTGATTACAAAACACCTTCATATCGTGTTACTAATACTCGTTTTAAAGAAAAAGATTTGAAATTAGGTGTTGGTTTTCATCAAAAAAACTTCTCATCAGCATTGCGTTATAATTTTAATAACTCAAAACTAGGTTTAACAGAAGGAATTGGAACACAAACCAAAAAAACAGCCCTTGAAAACCCGTATCAAGATATTAATAACCATATTATAAGCTTGCATAATCACATTTTTTTTAACGCTTCAAAATTAGATATCGATTTAGGATATACAATCAATAGTAGAAAAGAATTTGAAGACGAACATGAACATCATGATGATGAACATGAGCATGAAGACGAACACGATGACCATGCGAATCACGAAGATCATGATCACGATGACCATCAGGAGCATGACGAACACGCAAATAATGAGCCGGCCTTAAATATGGAGCTAAAAACATTTAGCTATAATTTGAAATATCATTTTCCTAAAATGAAAAATTTTGAAATTCTTTTAGGAACACAAGGTTTGCATCAAACAAACACTAATTTTGGTGACGAATTATTAATTCCTGATGCAACTATTAATGATTTTGGTGTTTTTACAACCGCTAATTTTGATGTAAACGAAACCACTAAATTACAAGGAGGAATTCGTTTCGATAATAGGGCTATAAAAACCGAAAAACATGAAATTAAGCATGAAGATGAAGTTCATATTTTTAATCCAATAGATAAACAATTTAATAGTTTTACAGCTTCCTTAGGTTTTAAAACCTTACTTTTTAAAGATATAAATACTCGTATAAATATCGCTAACGGATTTAGAGCTCCCAATTTAGCCGAATTAACATCAAATGGTGTTCATCACGGAACCAATCGATTTGAACAAGGAAATAATGATTTATCTAACGAAAAAAACCTGCAATTAGATATTTCTTTTGATTATAAATCGAAACATTTTGAGGTTTTTGCCAACGGATTTTATAATAAAATAAATGATTATATTTATTTATCGCCAACGGGTAAAATTGAAGATGAAGCACCTGTTTATACCTATTTACAAGAAGATGCTAAATTATACGGTGGTGAATTTGGAGTTCATTTACACCCACACCCTTTAGATTGGTTGCATTTAGAAAGTAGTTTTGAAACAGTTATCGGTAAACGAAATAACACAAAAAACGAAAACAGTTATTTACCATTAATACCGGCAAATACCTTAAAAAACACGCTTAGAACCGAAGTTTTAAACACGAAATGGTTACAAAACGGCTATACTTCGTTAAGTATTCATTCTTCTTTTGAACAAAAAAACATAAGCTCTTTTGAAACAAAAACACCTAGCTATAGTTTGGTTAATTTTGGTATTGGCGGTGATGTTTTTATTCATAAATATAAATTTACAACATCAATTAGTGTTAAAAATATTTTTGATAAAAAATATATAAATCATTTATCCCGTTTAAAATCAGACGCTATTTTAAATGCTGGTAGAAATATTGTTTTTGGAATTGATTTTACGATTTAA
- the purB gene encoding adenylosuccinate lyase, with translation MSLTQLNAISPIDGRYRNKIANLANYFSEEALIKYRVKVEIEYFIALCEIPLPQLADFNKELYPNLRKIYEEFSTENAQKIKDIEAITNHDVKAVEYFIKEEFDKLELQKYKEFIHFGLTSQDINNTAIPLSIKDAMDEVYYPALDELVSKLADLSEEWDDIPMLARTHGQPASPTRLGKEFFVFVERINNQAIHIQHTPHAAKFGGATGNFNAHKVAYKDIDWKNFGTHFVEDILGLHHSFPTTQIEHYDHMAALYDGLKRVNTILIDLDRDVWTYVSNDYFKQKIKAGEVGSSAMPHKVNPIDFENSEGNLGLANAIFEHLSAKLPVSRLQRDLTDSTVLRNVGVPFGHTLIAFSSTLKGLNKLLLNESKFAEDLENNWAVVAEAIQTILRREAYPNPYEALKGLTRTNEKINQKSIANFIDTLEVSSEIKEELKAITPANYTGI, from the coding sequence ATGAGCTTAACACAATTAAACGCCATCTCTCCTATTGATGGTAGATACCGTAATAAAATAGCCAATTTAGCAAACTATTTTTCTGAAGAAGCCCTAATTAAATACAGAGTAAAAGTTGAAATAGAGTATTTTATCGCTTTATGTGAAATTCCTTTGCCACAATTAGCCGACTTCAATAAAGAATTATATCCTAATTTACGTAAAATTTACGAAGAATTTTCTACTGAAAATGCTCAGAAAATTAAAGATATTGAAGCGATTACAAATCATGATGTAAAAGCGGTTGAATATTTTATCAAAGAAGAATTTGACAAATTAGAATTACAAAAATATAAAGAGTTTATTCACTTCGGATTAACTTCTCAAGACATTAATAATACGGCAATTCCATTATCTATTAAAGACGCGATGGATGAAGTTTATTATCCTGCTTTAGATGAATTAGTATCTAAATTAGCCGATTTATCTGAAGAATGGGACGATATTCCAATGTTAGCACGAACGCACGGACAGCCTGCTTCTCCTACTCGTTTAGGAAAAGAATTTTTTGTTTTTGTAGAGCGTATTAACAATCAAGCAATTCACATTCAGCACACGCCTCACGCCGCTAAATTTGGTGGAGCAACAGGGAATTTTAACGCACATAAAGTAGCCTATAAAGATATCGACTGGAAAAACTTCGGAACGCATTTTGTTGAAGATATTTTAGGATTACACCACTCTTTTCCAACGACTCAAATAGAGCATTACGACCACATGGCGGCTTTATATGACGGTTTAAAGCGTGTAAATACTATTTTAATTGATTTAGACAGAGATGTTTGGACGTATGTTTCAAACGATTATTTTAAACAAAAAATTAAAGCTGGAGAAGTTGGTTCATCAGCAATGCCACACAAAGTAAATCCTATTGATTTTGAAAACTCTGAAGGAAACTTAGGGTTAGCCAACGCTATCTTTGAGCATTTATCAGCAAAATTACCTGTTTCAAGATTACAACGTGATTTAACCGATAGTACTGTTTTACGTAATGTAGGTGTTCCTTTCGGGCATACGTTAATTGCTTTTTCATCTACTTTAAAAGGATTGAATAAGTTATTATTAAACGAATCTAAATTTGCTGAAGATTTAGAAAATAACTGGGCAGTTGTTGCCGAAGCAATTCAAACAATTTTACGTCGTGAAGCATATCCTAATCCTTACGAAGCTTTAAAAGGATTAACGCGTACCAACGAAAAAATCAATCAAAAATCAATTGCTAATTTTATTGATACTTTAGAGGTTTCATCAGAAATTAAAGAAGAATTAAAAGCAATTACACCAGCTAATTACACAGGAATTTAA
- a CDS encoding CusA/CzcA family heavy metal efflux RND transporter — MLDNIIKFSIKNKLIIGAFVLILIGWGIYSLKQLPIDAVPDITNNQVQIITSAPSQSAQDIERLVTFPIEMTMSSIPNIEEVRSFSRFGLSVVTIVFKDNVDIYWARQQISERLNEAKNNIPNGVGSPEMAPVTTGLGEIYQYTLFTKEGFKEKFSIMELRSLQDWVVRRQLLGIKGIADVSSFGGFLKQYEVALQPERLQTLGVSINEVLEALSKNNQNTGGAYIDKNPKAYFIRSQGLIQSSEDIQNIVIKNTQNGTPVLIKDIGKVQLGSAIRYGAMTRNGEGEVVGGIVMMLKGANSSKVIKRVKERVAQIQKSLPEGVIIQPFLDRTKLVDKAISTVSTNLIEGALIVILILVLLLGNLRAGLIVASVIPLAMLFAIILMNLFGVSGNLMSLGAIDFGIIVDGSVIIVEATLHYLVMKKSGKKLTQSEMDEEVYQSASKIRTSAAFGEIIILIVYLPILALVGIEGKMFKPMAITVSFAILGAFILSLTYVPMISALFLKKTISDKKNISDKIIGALQNVYTPILEFVLSYKKSVLIVAIITFLWSLFTFKNMGSEFIPSLDEGDLAVQATVSTGSSLSYTIDVTNKSSKLLLAEFPDEIEQIVSRIGSSEIPTDPMPVEVADIIIILKDKNDWKKARTKNELTEKMNHLLDENMLGVNFGFQQPIQMRFNELMTGARQDVVLKIYGEDLDKLVKYGNELGKIIPEVAGAEDLYIEKMTGLKQIVIDYKRNQLALYGLNISDVNTAVNTAFAGQSAGSVYEGEQRYDLVVRMSKENRANINDIRKLYIMTANGVQIPLENVADVSFKTGPNQIQRDDAKRRITVGFNVRGRDVASIVTELQQKVSKKIQFDTGYYITYGGTFKNLEEARTRLGIAVPVALLLIFLLLYFTFKSIKQSFLIYTAIPMSAIGGIFALWLRDMPFSISAGIGFIALFGVAVLNGIVLIAEFNRLKKNGITDVKEIIKKGTSVRLRPVIMTAMVASLGFLPMAISASAGAEVQKPLATVVIGGLISATLLTLLILPVLYLFSESKNAKSIKINSKILSLLFIISGSLFVQSQEITNKNPQKLSEQDAINIALKKSITNYKSDLNIAKKKAGIRSAITLNPLSLKYQDIGVSAGLSEKEWSANQNFGAVLTHLQKRKLAIAKHELAISENEISIKEIIRNTRSLYQQWNYLYGLISLLKEQEKNSNLIKKISNKLYNSGEIGGLENDLTILQSLDIQSKKSTIYKGFTSVENKLKELLQIKTAIIPQIKFPIKKTLKNAVLLKNNIKKDNLSKAFLEILSKREKVAKKNILVAKSIYFPEITAGIVNRKTENATDYTGFNIGLNVPISFWSNNAKIKQQKIISKEITFENEANKIAIHNNFKSLQEQIKYLKTELSSIDRMKIKAEKFIKKLKLAYTSGEIDAYQYNQSFNIYFQVMQNYLLLIHNYNQTVINYEFYTKK; from the coding sequence ATGTTAGATAACATTATAAAATTTTCAATTAAAAATAAATTGATTATTGGCGCTTTTGTATTGATATTAATTGGTTGGGGAATTTATTCACTAAAACAATTACCTATTGATGCAGTGCCAGATATTACCAATAATCAGGTGCAAATTATTACTTCAGCACCTTCACAATCGGCACAAGATATAGAAAGATTAGTAACATTTCCCATAGAAATGACTATGTCTAGTATTCCTAATATTGAAGAAGTTCGTTCTTTTTCTCGTTTCGGATTAAGCGTAGTAACCATTGTTTTCAAAGATAATGTAGATATTTATTGGGCAAGACAACAAATTAGCGAACGCTTAAACGAAGCAAAAAATAATATTCCAAACGGAGTTGGTTCGCCCGAAATGGCACCTGTAACTACTGGTTTAGGAGAAATTTATCAATATACGCTATTTACAAAAGAGGGGTTTAAAGAAAAGTTTTCTATTATGGAATTGCGTTCTCTTCAAGATTGGGTTGTTCGCCGTCAATTATTAGGAATAAAAGGAATTGCAGATGTTAGTAGTTTTGGAGGTTTTTTAAAACAATACGAAGTTGCTTTACAACCTGAAAGATTGCAAACATTGGGTGTAAGTATCAACGAAGTTTTAGAGGCTTTATCTAAAAATAATCAAAATACAGGAGGTGCTTATATTGATAAAAATCCGAAGGCATATTTTATCCGAAGTCAAGGATTAATTCAATCATCTGAAGATATTCAGAATATTGTTATTAAAAATACTCAAAATGGTACACCTGTTTTAATTAAAGATATCGGAAAAGTACAATTAGGAAGTGCTATCAGATATGGAGCAATGACTAGAAACGGCGAAGGAGAAGTTGTTGGAGGAATTGTAATGATGCTAAAAGGCGCAAACTCATCAAAAGTGATAAAACGTGTTAAAGAACGAGTTGCTCAAATTCAAAAAAGTTTACCCGAAGGAGTTATTATCCAACCTTTTTTAGATAGAACAAAATTAGTCGATAAAGCAATTAGCACGGTATCAACTAATTTAATCGAAGGAGCTTTAATTGTGATTCTTATTTTAGTGTTATTATTAGGAAACTTACGTGCGGGATTAATTGTTGCATCGGTAATTCCGTTGGCAATGTTATTTGCTATTATATTGATGAACTTATTTGGAGTTTCAGGAAATTTAATGAGTTTAGGAGCAATTGATTTTGGAATTATAGTCGATGGTTCGGTGATTATTGTGGAAGCAACATTGCATTATTTAGTGATGAAGAAATCAGGAAAAAAATTAACACAATCCGAAATGGATGAAGAAGTATATCAGTCAGCTTCAAAAATTAGAACCAGTGCTGCCTTTGGAGAAATTATTATTTTAATTGTATATCTTCCTATTTTGGCGTTGGTTGGTATTGAAGGGAAAATGTTTAAACCGATGGCAATAACCGTAAGTTTTGCCATTTTAGGAGCATTTATTTTATCATTAACATACGTTCCGATGATTAGTGCTTTATTTTTAAAGAAAACAATTTCTGATAAAAAAAATATTTCTGATAAAATAATAGGAGCATTACAAAATGTTTATACACCTATTTTAGAGTTTGTTTTAAGCTATAAAAAATCGGTTCTTATTGTTGCTATTATTACTTTTTTATGGAGCCTTTTTACCTTTAAAAATATGGGTTCAGAATTTATTCCATCTTTAGATGAAGGAGATTTAGCCGTTCAAGCAACCGTTTCTACAGGAAGTTCATTATCATATACGATTGATGTTACGAATAAATCTTCAAAATTATTATTAGCAGAATTTCCTGATGAAATTGAACAAATTGTAAGTAGAATAGGTTCATCAGAAATACCTACAGACCCAATGCCTGTTGAAGTGGCTGATATTATTATCATCTTAAAAGATAAAAATGATTGGAAAAAAGCACGTACTAAAAATGAGTTGACCGAAAAAATGAATCATTTATTAGATGAAAATATGTTAGGTGTCAATTTCGGATTTCAACAGCCAATACAAATGCGTTTTAATGAATTGATGACAGGAGCAAGGCAAGATGTTGTTCTAAAAATTTACGGAGAAGATTTAGATAAATTAGTAAAATATGGAAATGAATTAGGAAAAATTATTCCTGAAGTAGCTGGTGCTGAAGATTTGTATATCGAAAAAATGACAGGTTTAAAACAAATTGTTATTGATTATAAACGAAATCAATTAGCATTATACGGTTTAAATATTTCTGATGTAAATACGGCTGTAAATACGGCCTTTGCTGGGCAAAGTGCAGGTTCTGTATATGAAGGTGAGCAACGTTATGATTTGGTTGTTAGAATGTCAAAAGAAAATAGAGCAAATATTAATGATATTCGTAAATTATATATAATGACAGCTAATGGAGTACAAATTCCGTTAGAAAATGTTGCTGATGTAAGCTTTAAAACAGGACCAAACCAAATACAAAGAGATGATGCTAAACGAAGAATAACAGTAGGTTTTAACGTTCGAGGTCGTGATGTAGCAAGTATTGTTACTGAATTACAACAAAAAGTTAGCAAAAAAATACAATTTGATACTGGGTATTATATCACCTATGGCGGAACTTTTAAGAATTTAGAAGAAGCACGTACAAGATTAGGAATTGCAGTTCCTGTTGCTTTATTATTGATTTTTTTACTTTTATATTTTACTTTTAAATCGATTAAACAAAGTTTTTTAATTTATACAGCAATTCCAATGTCGGCAATTGGTGGAATTTTTGCATTATGGCTTAGAGATATGCCTTTTTCAATATCGGCAGGAATAGGATTTATAGCCTTGTTTGGTGTCGCTGTTTTAAACGGAATTGTATTAATTGCAGAATTTAATCGTTTGAAAAAAAATGGAATAACTGATGTAAAAGAAATCATAAAAAAAGGAACTTCTGTTCGATTACGTCCCGTAATTATGACGGCAATGGTAGCTTCATTAGGGTTTTTACCGATGGCTATTTCAGCATCGGCAGGAGCAGAGGTACAAAAACCATTGGCAACCGTGGTTATTGGTGGTTTAATATCGGCAACGTTATTAACCTTATTAATTTTACCAGTTTTATATCTGTTTTCTGAAAGTAAAAATGCTAAATCAATAAAAATAAATTCAAAAATACTGAGTTTGTTATTTATAATATCAGGAAGTTTATTTGTTCAATCACAAGAAATAACAAATAAAAATCCTCAGAAATTAAGTGAGCAAGACGCAATTAATATCGCTTTAAAAAAATCAATAACTAATTATAAATCTGATTTAAATATCGCTAAGAAAAAAGCAGGAATTAGAAGTGCAATTACTTTAAATCCTCTTTCTTTAAAATATCAAGATATTGGAGTTAGTGCTGGTTTATCGGAAAAAGAATGGTCTGCAAATCAAAATTTTGGTGCTGTTTTAACACATCTTCAAAAAAGAAAATTAGCGATTGCAAAACATGAATTAGCAATTTCAGAAAATGAAATTTCTATAAAAGAAATTATCAGAAATACTAGAAGTTTATATCAGCAATGGAATTATTTATATGGGCTTATTTCATTACTTAAAGAGCAAGAAAAAAATAGTAATCTGATTAAAAAAATTTCTAATAAATTATACAATTCAGGAGAAATAGGAGGTTTAGAAAACGATTTAACAATCTTACAATCTTTAGATATTCAATCTAAAAAAAGTACTATTTATAAGGGTTTTACATCCGTAGAAAATAAATTAAAAGAATTATTACAGATAAAAACAGCTATAATTCCTCAAATAAAATTTCCTATTAAAAAAACGCTAAAAAACGCTGTTTTACTTAAAAATAATATCAAAAAAGATAACCTTTCAAAGGCATTCTTAGAAATTTTATCTAAAAGAGAAAAAGTAGCTAAAAAGAATATTTTAGTAGCAAAATCAATTTATTTCCCTGAAATAACAGCTGGGATTGTTAATAGAAAAACAGAAAATGCAACCGATTATACAGGTTTTAATATCGGGTTGAATGTTCCTATTTCATTTTGGTCTAACAATGCTAAAATTAAACAACAAAAAATAATATCCAAAGAAATAACTTTTGAAAATGAAGCGAATAAAATAGCTATTCATAATAATTTTAAAAGTTTACAAGAACAAATAAAATATTTAAAAACGGAATTATCTTCTATTGACAGAATGAAAATAAAGGCTGAAAAATTTATTAAAAAACTAAAATTAGCATATACATCTGGCGAAATAGATGCGTATCAGTACAATCAAAGTTTTAACATTTATTTTCAGGTGATGCAAAATTATTTGTTGTTGATTCATAATTATAATCAAACAGTAATTAACTACGAATTTTACACAAAAAAATAA
- a CDS encoding vWA domain-containing protein, whose product MEKITIIYLVLAVLLSVVIAYFQYFYKTTQKSKRNKFLFALKTLSLFLLFLLLINPKIKSIKTQNIKPVLSILVDNSSSIKYFNAEKTVASVLKTLKNSAKITDKFDVQYLSFDKKTTVLSADSLNFSGTQTAIYQAINAVNKLQKERLNATVLITDGNQTNGNEYQYITSKNKVFPVVIGDTTAYQDLQISQVNVNKYSYIKNKFPVETLVYYQGEFNGKEQINATFSITHQGKKVFSKKVTFSADNPTKTITTNLTSDKKGIQYYKTSISEIKNEKNTKNNYKNFSVEVIDQQTKVLILSSFLHPDIGAIKKSIESNKQRKVDIAFINDKNIKYNDYQFFVFYQPNSSFKKVFEKVTSNYLIVSGTKTDWNFLNTQNLGVQKEAIKQPENYTALYNANFLPFLQKDINFNDFPPLKDVFGEIRITGDAQILLHQKYAGFKTKEPLLATIENFENKNYKTEKSTKNNQKHAVLFGKGIWKWRSASFLESQGIENNFENFDAFLGNLVQYLASNKKRKRLSVKSKSSYLQNESVTISAFYVDENYKFDNRESLEITITNTLTKHQKTLPFSLVNNSYQVSISDLYSGYYSYKVAVKNNSNQKINSYGKFKITEFNIEEQFVNANDQKLHQLALKTAGKLIYPDKIDNFLTQLSEDKTYYTTQKSSIKKEHLINWKWLLSLIIVLFSVEWFIRKFDGKI is encoded by the coding sequence GTGGAAAAGATAACTATCATTTACCTTGTTTTGGCTGTTTTGTTAAGTGTTGTAATCGCTTATTTTCAATATTTTTACAAAACAACACAGAAATCTAAAAGAAATAAATTCCTTTTTGCTTTAAAAACATTGAGTTTATTTTTACTGTTTTTATTGTTGATAAACCCTAAAATAAAAAGCATTAAAACTCAAAATATAAAACCTGTTTTAAGTATTTTAGTAGATAATTCATCATCAATAAAATATTTTAATGCCGAAAAAACAGTAGCATCGGTTTTAAAAACCTTAAAAAATTCCGCCAAAATTACCGATAAGTTTGACGTTCAATATCTTTCTTTTGATAAAAAAACAACAGTTTTATCGGCTGATAGTTTAAATTTTTCAGGAACTCAAACAGCTATTTACCAAGCAATAAATGCAGTGAATAAATTGCAAAAAGAACGCTTAAATGCGACTGTTTTAATTACTGACGGAAACCAAACTAACGGAAATGAGTATCAATATATAACCTCAAAAAACAAAGTTTTCCCCGTTGTTATAGGCGATACTACCGCTTATCAAGATTTGCAAATTTCACAGGTAAACGTTAATAAATACAGTTATATAAAAAATAAGTTTCCTGTTGAAACCTTAGTCTATTATCAAGGAGAATTTAACGGGAAAGAACAAATAAACGCTACTTTTTCAATTACACATCAAGGTAAAAAAGTGTTTTCTAAAAAGGTTACCTTTTCGGCAGATAATCCTACAAAAACAATCACTACTAATTTAACTTCGGATAAAAAAGGAATCCAATATTATAAAACGTCAATAAGTGAAATTAAAAATGAAAAAAACACCAAAAATAATTACAAAAATTTTTCAGTAGAAGTTATCGACCAGCAAACAAAAGTATTAATTTTAAGTTCTTTCTTACATCCTGATATAGGAGCGATTAAAAAATCGATAGAAAGTAATAAACAACGAAAAGTAGATATCGCTTTTATAAATGATAAAAACATTAAATATAATGACTATCAGTTTTTTGTTTTTTATCAACCAAATAGTTCTTTTAAAAAGGTTTTTGAAAAAGTAACATCTAATTATTTAATCGTTTCAGGAACAAAAACGGATTGGAATTTTTTAAACACACAAAATTTAGGCGTTCAGAAAGAAGCCATTAAGCAACCTGAAAATTATACGGCACTTTATAACGCCAATTTTTTACCTTTCTTACAAAAAGACATCAATTTTAATGATTTTCCGCCACTAAAAGATGTTTTTGGAGAGATAAGAATAACAGGCGATGCCCAGATTTTATTACATCAAAAATATGCAGGTTTTAAAACCAAAGAACCCTTATTGGCGACTATCGAAAACTTTGAAAATAAAAATTATAAAACTGAAAAATCGACAAAAAACAATCAAAAACACGCTGTTTTATTTGGAAAAGGAATCTGGAAATGGCGTTCAGCTAGCTTTTTAGAATCACAAGGAATTGAAAATAACTTTGAAAATTTTGATGCTTTTTTAGGCAATTTAGTACAATATTTAGCCTCTAATAAAAAAAGAAAAAGACTATCTGTAAAAAGTAAATCATCATATCTACAAAATGAATCCGTAACAATTTCAGCTTTTTATGTTGACGAAAATTATAAATTTGATAACAGGGAGTCTCTAGAAATAACCATTACAAATACCCTAACAAAGCATCAAAAAACACTGCCTTTTTCATTGGTAAATAATTCGTATCAGGTTTCAATTTCTGACCTTTATTCTGGCTATTATTCATATAAAGTAGCTGTAAAAAACAACAGCAATCAAAAAATAAACAGCTACGGGAAATTTAAAATAACCGAATTTAACATAGAAGAGCAGTTTGTAAATGCCAATGATCAAAAACTACATCAATTAGCCTTAAAAACAGCAGGAAAATTAATATATCCTGATAAAATAGATAATTTTTTAACGCAATTATCCGAAGATAAAACCTATTATACTACTCAAAAATCAAGCATCAAAAAAGAACATTTAATTAATTGGAAATGGCTTTTATCGTTAATCATTGTTTTATTTTCAGTAGAATGGTTTATCAGAAAATTTGATGGTAAAATATAA
- a CDS encoding acyl-CoA thioesterase produces the protein MKFNTRKWIKPEDLNPNGTLFGGRLLQWIDEELGIYAIIQLEIPRTVTKFMSEIDFVSSAKQGDIIEIGIEVVKFGNTSITLNCQVRNKLTHKTIIEIDKIVMVSLGEDGTPIRHGKTKVEYVKDRLNK, from the coding sequence ATGAAATTTAACACCAGAAAATGGATAAAACCAGAAGATTTAAACCCAAATGGAACGTTATTTGGCGGTCGATTATTACAATGGATTGATGAAGAATTAGGAATTTATGCTATTATTCAATTAGAAATACCCCGAACGGTTACTAAATTTATGTCTGAAATAGATTTTGTAAGCTCTGCTAAACAAGGCGATATTATTGAAATTGGCATCGAAGTTGTAAAATTTGGGAACACCTCAATTACCTTAAACTGCCAAGTACGCAACAAGCTTACCCACAAAACAATTATAGAAATAGACAAAATTGTAATGGTTAGTTTAGGTGAAGATGGAACACCAATACGCCACGGAAAAACCAAGGTTGAATACGTTAAAGACCGATTAAATAAATAA
- a CDS encoding group III truncated hemoglobin, giving the protein MNEIDTKEIENREDVFLLVSTFYDKIKADDFIGHIFLKTIPTDAWDAHLEKLTDFWESNLFFVRKFKGNPMKAHKDLNTHFNHSISQEHFGRWLLLWFETLDENFHGAKANEAKERARNIASMLFFKMFEDKPKAKLTDS; this is encoded by the coding sequence ATGAATGAAATAGATACAAAAGAAATTGAAAATAGAGAAGATGTTTTTTTATTAGTAAGCACTTTTTACGATAAAATTAAAGCGGATGATTTTATTGGGCATATTTTTTTAAAAACAATTCCTACGGATGCTTGGGATGCTCATTTAGAAAAATTAACGGATTTTTGGGAATCGAATCTTTTTTTCGTTCGAAAATTTAAAGGAAATCCGATGAAAGCCCACAAAGATTTAAATACTCATTTTAATCACAGCATTTCACAAGAGCATTTTGGAAGATGGTTGCTTTTATGGTTTGAAACATTAGACGAAAATTTTCATGGAGCAAAAGCCAACGAAGCAAAAGAACGTGCTAGAAATATCGCTTCTATGTTGTTTTTTAAAATGTTTGAAGATAAACCAAAAGCAAAACTAACAGATTCTTAA